A window of Daucus carota subsp. sativus chromosome 2, DH1 v3.0, whole genome shotgun sequence genomic DNA:
attataagagAGTTATTTACcccacaaaaatatattaaatcgaaaataattttaatgagcCTATTTAATTAATCAAGAAATTACATATGTTCCAATATACATGTAgattacaaattaaataataaaatacttacaattaaataaaaacaaatattccaCCGACTATAGTTAGCTAGTAGTATTCTGTATATCAGCATTGTGAATATTGGAATATAGcttattaatatttagttttaacaaattaaaatttgtttgaaatgttttaaacatttttcttaaaattaaataaaattaaaaaatatcatatatcgtcataatttatcaaatatatttaaatttatatatgaaaaggaTGAATAAATGTGATGCTCTGCAAACAATGAATTTCAGAGGTTTACGTAGTAGGTATTTATTGAAGCCCACTAACCTATGGACGCTTCATATATATCAATcgagtataataattttaacgaATTTTTATCCATGAACTCCTGACGTCCTGcccaaaaacaaaaacataattatatgGATCATCTATCTAATACATTTGGATAACATAAGTAAAAGTGATCACGGTAATAGACAAATGGCAGTAAAACTTATATTGTAACAGTACTAAAACTTATATTGGAACAGAGGTCACTGACACTGCCCAATCCTTTTGGATTTTTATGCATGGGTTGGGGTTGCCTCATTTTTAAAGAATAACTTgacttttataaaaacaaaaataagtgAGTTAAAGAAATTAGACTCTTATTAAAtaagtaatttaaaaaattcttatatatatatatgaaatattttgccgaaaaaattcttaaaattgttaaaaagtAATGTCAAACACACCCATATTACTAATTATATAatgacttttattattatttatatgttctctagttctatattaattatctagatttttagttgaattttaatatcttgccttttattttatataatgattttgtgagcttaattaattacatgcatgaattttaaaaatcttgatTCTCGCAagctaatttattatttataggtatataaaagaataaatactatattacttattatatataaagtaacGTGTTTGATAATTAGTGATTAacatgaatttaatattttgactaCCATATTGAGTTATTTATTTaggaaaatcaattttttgtcactcaactaTTTTTTTCTTTAGAAACCCAAGATTGAACTAATGTTTTAATGGTTTTGATCACTAACATTACTTTTCTATTGAATTGTACCACAATCCGTCAAATTTGACCTATGACCATTAAATAAAGCGCCTAGGTGGACTGTCTCGCTGATGTGATGTGtcgtatacatatatttataaatagggAAGATCAATTTATCTGTCACtcaactatttttttatttagaaacctaccactgaacaaTATAACCCGATTTTGAATATACAATTACCACGGTTCTGTTCATTTGAGATTTGGGAAAAAAACCTAAATTAGGGTTCTTATATCTCTCTTGTATCTCTAAACAGAGTAAGTATTGTTGTgctatttgatttaaaagagACAAATGATAACTTCATAATAGAACACCAAAAGCAATTACATAGTCTGATCGCAAATGAAATTATATAGTCTCATAGTTTCATTTGCAATTTGATAACACAAGTCTAGTaccaaaagaaattaaatagTCTCACAATTAATGGCTAGTACTTGTGAAATACTTAAAAAGTGTAATCATCATATATTTCATCACAAAAAATAGTTCTGCTTCTCCAGTTGAGATGGTTGACTTGAAGTTGCTTGTCTTTGTACCTCCTTTGTACCCTGTGAACTAGTCAATCTAATTGTAATTGTTGATGAGAACAAGTATGTATGTCCATCATCTCCAATTGGCACTCCCAAACCAGTTGGTCTTctactagtttgaagttgagtaCTTGAGGCCTTCGGTGGTCTTCCCCTCCTTTTCTTTTGAGTTAACTCAAAAAAAAAGGAAGGGAAATGTAAGAGAATTAATGAGTGTACATTGCGGGTATGACCTTTTCCAGAACAAACTTATCTACTTTAAAGTTTATGTTATAATAGACATACGTATGGCCTTTATTCACCCTGCTTATTGATAAATATAGCCAATATCTTTTGTTTTGCTTGTTAATGCTACTAAGCTTCATATGATTTGTCTTTACACTAATAGATTTATTAGAGAAACTCAACCTGGACATCAAGCAGAATTCAATATTGATGATTCTGACCTCCATGAGATGGAGAAGTGTGAAGGAGTGGTGGTTATATCATCTATATTTGGATATACAAAAGTCGGGTGAAGAAAGATCATTATCTCCGATATGATAATGATGAGAAAGGCTTAAAAACAATCTTTTTAGATTAATTTTTGTAAAGATGGCTTATAAGTTGGTACCTTAGTCTTGTTTCTATGTATCTTTCAACTTGATGACTCTGTTTGTACTTTGAATTCTATTTTGGTCAACTTTCAAGTTAAGAAAATTTCAGAGTATTTCATTATATAGCATTACTATAAATCAGGCCAACAATTTAAAAGCAAAACACACAAAACCGTTGCAGAAATGtgttactaaaaaaataaaaaatattgcaatTAGTTTAAAATTGTTGCACGAAAGTGTTacaacaaaatttcaaattattggtATGCAACAGTTTTTAAGCATATAGTGTTACACAGAATTGTTACAGTAAATTTATTGTAACACTATAAAATTTTTACCAATGGCCTCAAAAATGTTACAACAGATTACAATTGAAAGTCTATTGCAATACCTCAAAAATGTTGCAAGAAACCAAATATCTGTTGCAACAGGGGTCTATTGCAACGAGAGCAAATGCAACACCGAATTTTGGCAAAAATGTTACCAAAAGGTCTACTATAATTTTTCAGCCGTTGCAACAGGTAAAATATGGTGTAGTGGTTGTCTCCTTTAAAGGCTGTTCATGTGATTGTATGTAATCACCTGCCTTATTTTGCATTGGCCTACTCTTTTTTTGGTTGCGCTTGCTCTGATGAAGATGTTGTCACAGTCTACAAACGAAAAAATTTCACCCACTGCAACTTGGGAAAGTTATATGTTATAATAGGAAGTGAAAGTGGTTCGATCCTGTGAGAAACAATTCACATATAAGAAAGTAAGCGtgtgataaaaaagaaaagaaaaaagaaccaCCCTTCTCGAAAAGCatcgataaaaaattaatacaatattGTATTTGGGtggtaataaaataaaatggaatATAATGGTTAAATATGAATGAAAACTAATTAATGacatagaaaatattaaaaaattgaataaatataaaatcattataATGAAATTGGGGAAAAACTAGTACAGAAAGAAGTGGAGCATTCCCCCCAAACTGGAATGGGAATGCAATTTCTAATATAATAtgtaatgattaatgaatatgatGGAAGAAGAAACGGAAACAAAAAACATTCACCCACAGCATACTTCAAATTCCATTGTTCTATATTCATTCATCCCAGCTAAAAACAGCACAATATAAAACACAGTATCATAGTTCAGAAATGAAGATTCAAGAGCAAATTATAGAGAAAAGTTTTATCATGCATTCAGATTTACAAACAGAAGTCTATCATAAATCTGATAATTATCCAGAAAATCAAAATAGAAACCAAAATATCCCAGAAGAATtatttgaaagaaaagaaaataaaagcatGATTTCTTCAAGCTGCATGTCCCTAGTTGCCTCTGGAACTTGGATGCCAAAACCAACTTCGGGCGCCTGCAAAATACCAGATGTTACAAACTTGCTGGCTTGTTAAAATGAAGGACAATATATGATGCAAAAAGATATAGTGTATGTGAGAGAGAGATAGCTAGAGAGGGGCTTGCCTGAAGCATTGGTGCATTAGAAAGATGGGTGGCGGGGAACAAAAGGCCCTGCCTCAGCTGATATGGTGGCTTCACTGTCTGGAGAATTCGTCGCAGTTCCAGCTCCATATCCAAAGCCATCATTCTCCATTCCAGTTCCAGTCAAGCTGTCCACCAGGTTTCCCATTCCCAGAAAGTCCCTGGTATGCTTATCACAATACTCAGTTTGAACAGACATCTGTACCACAGCACTCTTACTTGATTCACCAACAAACATCCCATCAGAGTTCATCACATCAGTCATCATCATTCCACCATAATAAGGAGCATTCACCTGATCACTTAAGTATCCCCCACCAACATTTGGATTGACGTTGTACATATCCTGAAAGCCGTTGTTACCACCTGCCCAACCACCATGCATTCCAGCTGCCATACCTCCCTCGTAGTTTTCAAACTTCATTGCACCAGAAAAGCCCCCCATAGTCTTCATCATGACGACACTGTTGGGATCACCTGCAGTCGGTGCACCCTTGTGAAGATACGCAGGGGCGGAGGCTTGAGGAAATGGGGCACTGTTCAGAACATTATAAGCAGAAGTCTCCACATTCATCAACATACCACTGAATGAGTTGTGGATGTTGAAATCCATGTCATTCTGAGCAGTGACCATGTTAGCACCACCATTGAAACCAGCACTAAACATGTTGGTTGGTGCAGGGTAGGCTGGAATGCCGTGAATCCCAGAAGAATCAGAGGCTATGGGAAAGCCTAGCTTTGTCCCCGGAAATGGACCAACAGGGAAATTTGGGGGCAGGGGCTGGAAAGCAGATCCGACCGGCACAGATCCAACCGGCACAAGAGACGCGAATTGCTGATGGTTGGCTTGAAACAATAAACCCTCAGCCGATCCCTGACTAACGGGGGCAGGGTTAGCAGCATTTGCAAGAACGCTAGAAGCAGCAGTGCTCAAGGGTGAGGGGTTTACGGTGTGCCTAGCCAGCTCTTGAGCGAGGACATCACAAAAGGAGCGGTGGGTGATAAAATTATCACGCCTGCAACAAAAAATCATATGAGTTTTACATCACAgtgcaaatatatatacacataaactaCACCCTACTGTTCTTTATATGTCGTCCGTTACTATGAAAAATGTTGTAGTTAAAATATGATGAGATATATGTATGCAATATTTAAGGATCATGTAGACAATGAAACAATAGTTAACGCTCAATTATAAAACTGTAATAAAAAATGAGTAGTGCTagatgcacataattgtgtacagaaaatttgtacataatgatgtggcaagtgatgtggtgggttttaattggggtggttggtgtaaatgcagggggccatccaattaaaatccaccacatgtcattatgtacatatttttgtacacaattatgtgcaccaagcattttccataAGAAATATGAGtcaaaattaaattgatatttggattaattaatgataaaatgaaaaagaaatgaaaaacaaaaaaataaatatcactattatagaatattataaataaattgaaataagaATTGTGTATCAACTTAAATTTACACGTGGGCACTTTTAGTAAGCATATATATTTGACCTAGATAACTTGAAGACAAGGCGGCGGGGTTTAAGATCAAAAGACACCACTCAATTACAAAGATTCAAAATAACACAAAAATAAGACATATACGATCCctctattttgtatatatatacggACTATTATTCTATTAAATAAATGTAATCCAATTTTGAGACACGGAAACGATAGCAAGAGAGAAATTCAATAAAAGAACTCAGATGGAACCAAATGAACCCCAGTTGCGCTACTCATAAATTCCACTACCAAGTACAAACACCTCAGTCCAACATATCAcagtaaaacaaaaataaattaaattgcaCACACAAAGACTTTCAGTTCAACAGATCACAagacaaaaacaaataaaattttatctacATAAAATGAATTATGATTAACACCAATGAGCATgcaatcaaaaattatatttgtaaaattaaaagaaagatTTGTGATATGATCATTACCTAGAGAAGGTAAATCCACACTCGCACTTATACTCCTTTGTTCCGCACATCTTACCGTGCGCTTTGAGGTCACAAAGCACAGCATACCTCTTGTGACACCTACTGCAACTGAATTGTTTCTCACCGTGTTTGCGAGCAAAATGCTTTTTAATGCCGGTGAGATCTCCCAAAGCTTTTGATGGATCATGGTGGGGACATCCAATCTCAGGGCACACGTATACCTTCTTCTGCACCTCCTGATTTGTGTTTTTCTTTAGCTTCCAGGGCAGATTGTGCCCTCTCCTGTGCAGTTGCAAGTTCTGTTCCCTTGGAAAGCCCTTGTCGCACAGCTCACATACAAAACGGTTCTTGGCCGTCAGAGATTCAGGAGAAAGCGCAACAACCTCAGCATCCGGATCTGTCATTTACAacatatattacataattaacatcagataaacaaataaaacaatcaaaaaccaCGCCACATCTTATTCATTCCCTTTAAATTTACAGATGAGGGTTTCACACAAGCTAGAAGACAtctgatttatttaatttagatgTATCCTTAAAGACACAAACATAAAATTACACTAGCACACCTAcaccacacacacatatatctgCGAGATTTTACTTGGATGTCCGGGACGGTTTCGGTTCCTTCTGGGAGAAGCAGCATCAGCACTCCCAAAAGAAGCCACATCAGCACTCTGCTGATTCTCAAGCATAGATGCAGATGAAGCAGCCATTTTTCACAAAAGTTTTtggaaacaaaattaatttgtataGTTCCTGCAGCCAAAcacagagactcagatggagaATGTTATCACATACCCCCtggtatttataataatacCTTGACTATAGGGCAGGGTTGTGAGGTAACATTTTAACCCTGGCCCCTCATTCAGCAGATAAAAAATCCCATGTATGGTAACTGGCCCCACttagttttttaaattacaGATTTTACAAAGAATTGTAAGTGAAGGTTTGTGGACCTGTTTCAGGGTGATATACAAAgtacatttatttaaaaataattaagaacattttcttttatcacaaggttttgaaatattttgagaGAAAAATAGGGAACCAAATAGAATTACAgaaaggtggtggtggtggtgactGGTGAGTACTCCTGGTAGTGCATACTTTGGCATATGTGGTCATGTGGGACCGACGGACAAATATTAGCAAATCCCATTTAtgtcaattttttaatattaattgtgTATGTTTCTCGATTTCTCCGCCCGGTCCGTTTCGCCCTGTTTGAGAATACAATAAGATATGAGTGAAACATCTAcattttattaacatattaaatttgcTAAAATCTTTGGGACATGAATATACCGTGTAAATGATATCTACAATTATTGCTAGGACAGTTCACGAACCGAGCGGAGCGGAGTTTTGACTGAACCGAGTCgaactttaatttttttctgacgaACCGAGCAGAGCTTTtatatcgaacaaaaattgtgttcaagctcgaaCTCGTTAACTAACAAGCCggacacgagcttgttcgcgaacaaatacaagccgagccgagttgAGCCGACCTGAACTGAGCGAGAAAAATataaggacaaaccgctagttgactcttaaaatagctaaccaaataattttatttattttttgaaactttggttatttcactaaaatatgtatatatatatatatatatatatatatatgttaacatctaTATGGTTGGAtgggtaaaaaatattttttaaaagatcaaaacactaaattaggattaaacactggTTAGCGATACTAGTCAAACTTCTGCTTCactgttaaaatagcaaaccaattaaaattattatttcccgAAATTTTGGTcacatcattaaaatatatattatatataaattatataaaacccCGAAAacattacattttttcgaggtttaacgagccgaactcgagccgaacgagctcgagacgaacatactaaaagctcggctcgagcttgtttacttaacgaacaatttctTGTGTTCGAGCTcaagctcgttaacttaacgagccgagctcgagcttgttcgcgaacagctcggttcgttaaacagccctaatTATTGTAAAAtcgattttaaaaatgaaattttggttcaaattttgaatgttgttttatttgtatttataatataaagtttaaattttaCGAAGTCCAGTTTCAGGGAGTATTTGGGGTCTATATAtgtttttcaattaaaatataattttaaaatttcataatacATATTATTCTTCGAATGATGTTTTACAAACATCAaggttttattaaaaaatattacaaaccccatatattttacaagtagaacatacaaaaaaatattattctataaaaTATTACGAACATAGAACATACATAtactaaattgaatataatttttatgagcctatttaattaatcaagaaattacatatgttccaatatacatgtatattacaaattaaataataaaatacttacaataaaataaaaacaaatattccaCCGACTATAGCTAGCTAGtagtattatgtatatatatcagcaTTGTGAATATTGGAATATAGCTTATTAAACTTTAGTtttaacaaatcaaaatttgtttgaaatgttttaaacatttttcttaaaattaaataaaattaaaaaatatcatatatcgtcataatttatcaaatatatttaaatttatatatgaaaaggaTGAATGAATGTGATGCTCTGCAAACAATGAATTTCAAAGGCTCACTTAGTAGATATTTATTGAAGCTGAGAGTGCAGCTCAAATATCCAAGATTATATAGATTATCCTCTTGGAAGAATCACAGTATACAGGATACTCTAAGAGCCTGGGAAATATATCACACTCTAGACTTCCAATGGGTAAGAGAGCTCAGGAGCTGGGAAAAAGACCAAATCAGAGAAGTTGAAGTCTTAGTTCAGTCAATAAGCCTCAACTCTAGTGAAGATCAAGTAATCTGGAAGGTCAATGGAGAAGCTTACAATACAAAGTCTAGTATTGAAATAATGAGTGCTGGAGACCCACGCTTCATTGGAAATTGGAACCAAATTTGGAAAATCAAAGTCCCCCATAAGATTCAAACATTTCTGTGGAAGCTGGAGGCTGGTGCATTACCCACAAATGAAAGCATTAACCTTAGATTGGGTGATGAATTCAGTAAGGAGTGCCCGAGATGTAGGGGGGTCACTGAATCTGTTAATCACATTTTCTGGAATAGTTTGGAAGCAAAATCGATTTGGTGCATGGTTGCAAATTGGTGGTCTCTTAATGCAACTCAAAAATCTAAAGTAGGAAATTCTCTTAAAGAAACCTTATCTATTTTTAAAGGGATAATGGTATCAGCAGCATGGAAGGCAAGTGTGGCAGCAGTCTTGTGGTCCCTGTGGTTGAGAAGaaacaatttaattttcaaCCACTACTGGGAAACAATAAATTCATCAGCAGCTATGATCAAATACAGAAGTTTCAAATGGCTGAGAGCAGAAATGAACTTTACTGAGGAACTATATAATCTGTGGCAAGTTAATCCAATGGGAGCAACAATGCTGCATAACAAAAATGGAACTTATCAGGATCTAGTCTGGTGGAATGCAGAATTCAAAGCATTTACAGATGGATCCTGGAAATTCAACGGTAGCATTCACTCAGCTGGTATAGGAGGATATATTGAAGACACAAACCAAAGCCTGATCTTCATCTTTTCCGGGCCTTCCAAGGCAGCATCACCaaaagaagctgaaagagaagcAATTATCTTTGCTTACAAATCTTTTATATCCCAAAGATCAATTCAGGGTCGTTTACAAATCATCACAGACTGCCTAACTCTTGTTGATGAGTTCCAGAAATGCAGAGCGGGAAATAGTACAATTGAGGACCATGCAGATTGGATTGGACTTATTAAAAACccatatattaaaatagtttaCTCTCCAAGAGAAAACCTCACTTCAGCCCATGAACTGGCGGCCCAAGGAGTTAATAGTGAGTATTCATTACATGCTTGGTGCtaataaacttaaaattttcacattttgtgaagttttaattttattagtttCTAATAATCATTAGTCTGGCCAAAAACCGATTCAATTTTCCACAAGAATCAATCCCAAAGGGCTGGCATTTTTCTTGAGCAACACACACTCTATCTGTGCACATTCCCGAGGAGATTAGGGTTTCATTTGGCCAATGAGGTAACGCTTGCTTGCTCCCAGATTTTTTGAGAAGTTCAAAAGCTACCAATCATCATTACATGGCATTATATCAGACCCAAGGATTTACAAACCTCACCAGCTCTCTCATTTCTCATTGCTATCACTCTCTTTActctccattctctcctaaacTTTTCGTATTTTTACTATGGATTTGGGATGGGATTTTCCTAGCGTAGGATTTGCCAAAATCAACGTCCATGCTGTGTATTTTGATGCACCACTACCAAATGGTAACACCACAGGGGTGGGAGTGGTGATTAGGGATGAGGATGGAGTGATACTTGCCATGATCACTGGTACTCTGGGCAACCTCTATCGCAGGGCTAATGAACTTTGGGCTCTGGTCCTAGGGTTGCAGTTGGCCTTCAAGATAGGTCGTAACATGCTAGAGCTGGAAACTGAATCAAGGGAGGCATTGAGGGACTGGGACGATTGGCGTTGGTTTGTGGATCATAGACACAGGGGAGTGATTAAGCAGCTGAACCAGAGGTTGAAGGACCGTAACCTCGTCCTCCGAAAGAGGCAAATCAGAGCCAGCCAAAACAATCTGGCTCGATATCTTGCAGAAAATGGTGCTGAAACCAAGTTCAGAGCAGTAAGGATGTATAGGCCATTCGGGCGGGTCAGTGAACTCTGGCACCTCGACATGGGTCTTGGTTTCATTGGAGGTAATTTCATGGTCCTTGATGAGGAGGATTATCTGCAGCTGCAAGAGGAGGAGGTAGTTATGGAGGAAGTGCATGCAGAGGATGAGGCTGAGGAAGGGGAGGATCTTGCAGCAGCGGCCCAGGGAATGGCTCCAGCTCCAGAGGAGGGTGAAGACTTGCTCGACATTGACTGAGCAAGAAGCACTGGGGAGATGACGAAGCTGCTGTAAGATGGAGAGGGGTTTAGGTTTGGCTTGAGTTCCCTTCATCTTCCCCTGCAtgcttttaatttaatttcagttttattttaattatgctaGTTTAATTCGTATCTTTTGGATGGATTTTTATTACTCTCTGCGTAGAGTCATAGCCCATTGTTGGGTTGTAATTTTCAGATGTCTTGCTAAGGGGCCAAGCCCTAATTTTGTTGGATGTTTGATAGGTGGATAGCTTCTATCCACttatattttatgatatatattgctgcttatcaaaaaaaaagctGAGAGTGAAATACAAGTTATCGATTACTGACTTTATTGAAGCTGAGAGTGAAATACAACTGTTATCGATTACTGACTAACCTATGGATGCTTCATATATAACGTCAGcaaaatttaatacttcaatTGAGTATAATAACTTTAACGAATTCTTATCCATGAACTCCTGACGTCCTGCCCGACAAAAACGTAACTATATGGATAATCTGACTATCTAATATTACATTTGGATAACATAAGTAAAAGTGATCACGATAATAGACAAATGGCACTAAAACTCATATTGTAACAATACTAAAACTTATAGGTCACTGACACTGCCCAAACCTTTTGGATTTTTATGCATGGCTTGGGGTTGCCTCATTTTTAAAGAATAACTtaacttttataaaaacaaaaataagtgAGTGAAAGAAATTAGACACTTATTAAAtaagtaatttaaaaaattcttatatatatatatatatgaattattttgccgaaaaattcttaaaattgttaaaaagtAATGTCAAACACACCCATATTACTAATTATATAatgacttttattattatttatatgtgatATCTAGCTCTATATTAATTATCTAGatttttagttgaattttaatatcttacttgttattttatataatgattTTGTGAGCTTAATTAACATgcatgaattttaaaaaacttaattCTCGCAAGCTAATTTAttattgtatatgtatataaaagaacaaatactatattacttattATATATCAAGTAACGTGTTTGATGATTAGTGATTAacaagaaattaatattttgacaaTCATATTGAGTTATTTATTTaggaaaatcaattttttgtcactcaactaTTTTTTTCTTTAGAAACATATCACTGAACTAATGTTTTAATGGTTTTGATCACTAACAATACTTTTGTATTGAATTGTACCATGCGATGTGtcgtatacatatatttataaatagggAAGATCAATTTATTTGTCACTCaactatgtttttttatttagaaacctaccaccgAACAATATAACCCGATTTTGAATATACAACCACGGTTCTGTTCATTTCAAATTTGGAGAAAAAACTTAAATTAGGGTTCTTATATCTCTCTTGTATCTCTAAACATAGTATGCAAGTATTGTTGTgctatttgatttaaaagagACAAATGATAACTTCATAATAGAACACTAAAAGCAATTACATAGTCTGATAGCAAATGAAATTATATAGTCTCATAGTTTCATTTGCAATTTGATAACACAAGTCTAGtaccaaaaaaaattacatagtcTCACAATAAATGGCTAGTACTTGTGAAATACTTAAAAGGTGTAATCATCATATATTTCATCACAAAAAATCAGCTCTGCTTCTCCAGTTGAGATGGTTGACTTGAAGTTGCTTGTCTTTGTACCTCCTTTGTACGCTGATTTGGAGTGCATAGCTCGAAACTAGTCTATCTAATTGTAGTTGTTGATGAGGACAAGTATGTATGTCCATCATCTCCAATTAGCACGGGTGGTCTTCCCCTCCTTTTCTTTTAAGTTGTCTCCTTTGAAGGCTGTTCATGTGATTGTATGTTATTACATGCCTTATTTTGCACTGGCCTACCTCTTTTTTTTGGTTGGGCTTGCTCTAATGAAGATGTTGTCACAGTCTACAAACGAAAAAATTTCACCCACTGCAACTTGGGAAAGTTATATGTTATAGTAAGTGAAAGTGGTTTGATCCTGTGAGAAACAATTCACATATAAGAAAGTAAGCTTGtgataaaaatgaaaagaaaaaagaaccaTCTTTCTCGAAAAGCATTGATAAAAAGTTAATGCAATATtgtaattgtatatattaaaaaaataatctacAGTTCTTTTAAAAATCACATTTTAAGGCTTATTTGTAGATCCGACTTGCATGAAAAAATTAAAGGGATAATTTAGTGAATATACAAAGTTAAACGAAATTATTACTAGCGCCCGAAGTATGaaatacaattatatattttttatataaagcaTGCAGCGCATTTGTGAAGCTGGtatataatattgtatttgggtggtaataaaataaaatggaatATAATGGTTAAATATGAATGAAAACTAATGacatagaaaatattaaaaaattgaataaatataaaaccaTTATAATGAAATTGGGGAAAAACTAGTACAGAAAGAAGTGGAGCATTTTGTTAGAAGTATAAGCTAGATGCTTCTGGAAGGGTGCTTTAATTCAAGTACATGTATCTGATATATAATTGATtcatgaacttgtagtttttaTCTTCTCGTATTCTCAAAATATTTAAGAGGTTCAATGAACTGCAGCAATATAAATTGTATCAGCCTAAGTTATAATATTATCAGAAAAGTTTCAGAGAACAATTTTCTTCTCTTTGCATATTGTTTTCCaacaaattggtatcagagctagctAGTCATAAACAGTCcttaaaattatccaaacaccaGTCCTAAAAACAACCcataaattatccaaacaccAGTCCAGAAA
This region includes:
- the LOC108207362 gene encoding protein indeterminate-domain 7-like; amino-acid sequence: MAASSASMLENQQSADVASFGSADAASPRRNRNRPGHPNPDAEVVALSPESLTAKNRFVCELCDKGFPREQNLQLHRRGHNLPWKLKKNTNQEVQKKVYVCPEIGCPHHDPSKALGDLTGIKKHFARKHGEKQFSCSRCHKRYAVLCDLKAHGKMCGTKEYKCECGFTFSRRDNFITHRSFCDVLAQELARHTVNPSPLSTAASSVLANAANPAPVSQGSAEGLLFQANHQQFASLVPVGSVPVGSAFQPLPPNFPVGPFPGTKLGFPIASDSSGIHGIPAYPAPTNMFSAGFNGGANMVTAQNDMDFNIHNSFSGMLMNVETSAYNVLNSAPFPQASAPAYLHKGAPTAGDPNSVVMMKTMGGFSGAMKFENYEGGMAAGMHGGWAGGNNGFQDMYNVNPNVGGGYLSDQVNAPYYGGMMMTDVMNSDGMFVGESSKSAVVQMSVQTEYCDKHTRDFLGMGNLVDSLTGTGMENDGFGYGAGTATNSPDSEATISAEAGPFVPRHPSF
- the LOC108207364 gene encoding uncharacterized protein LOC108207364 → MNECDALQTMNFKGSLSRYLLKLRVQLKYPRLYRLSSWKNHSIQDTLRAWEIYHTLDFQWVRELRSWEKDQIREVEVLVQSISLNSSEDQVIWKVNGEAYNTKSSIEIMSAGDPRFIGNWNQIWKIKVPHKIQTFLWKLEAGALPTNESINLRLGDEFSKECPRCRGVTESVNHIFWNSLEAKSIWCMVANWWSLNATQKSKVGNSLKETLSIFKGIMVSAAWKASVAAVLWSLWLRRNNLIFNHYWETINSSAAMIKYRSFKWLRAEMNFTEELYNLWQVNPMGATMLHNKNGTYQDLVWWNAEFKAFTDGSWKFNGSIHSAGIGGYIEDTNQSLIFIFSGPSKAASPKEAEREAIIFAYKSFISQRSIQGRLQIITDCLTLVDEFQKCRAGNSTIEDHADWIGLIKNPYIKIVYSPRENLTSAHELAAQGVNSEYSLHAWC